One genomic window of Polyangium aurulentum includes the following:
- a CDS encoding WD40/YVTN/BNR-like repeat-containing protein, with protein MSLPRAAPAAIALAALLSTAAPRTAHANGRFPSAGHVEVDPADPARVVVRATYGLLVTTDGGKRWEWVCEEALGFAGIWDPPIGIAAGGTILAGLPDGLSVSGLGGCGWNREDALAGRLVVDLAVDRGNPARAVVIASSPASGGFDNALFLTEDGGQSFEALPAPLPGTLRALTVDLAASNPSAIYVSGVLEGAAPAGIVLRSLDAGGSFTPLPVPGSDAEHGPYIGAVDPLDADRLYVRLEGAPGRLLFSADGGGTWEEIYKGEGPLLGFALAPDGSKLVVGGEKDGVWRSPAPVWAFEQVSPLRAQCLRWAPAGIYACAEPVLDGFAVGLSTTEGSTFAPLERSADLCGPLECEAGSSVSAACKSRWPALRETLGAQSCDPPTPPPPPPDATPPQDPGGCACRAAPEGRGSATALLALGLVTCLRRGFVLLARSGRVTGRGKRA; from the coding sequence ATGAGCCTCCCCCGCGCCGCGCCGGCAGCGATCGCCCTCGCCGCGCTGCTCTCCACCGCGGCGCCCCGCACGGCGCACGCCAATGGCCGTTTTCCCTCCGCGGGGCACGTCGAGGTCGACCCTGCGGATCCGGCGCGCGTGGTCGTCCGAGCGACCTACGGCCTGCTCGTGACGACCGACGGGGGAAAACGCTGGGAATGGGTCTGCGAGGAGGCCCTTGGATTCGCGGGGATCTGGGACCCGCCCATCGGGATCGCCGCCGGAGGGACGATCCTCGCGGGTTTGCCCGACGGCCTCTCGGTGTCGGGGCTCGGGGGCTGCGGGTGGAATCGCGAGGATGCGCTCGCCGGGCGGCTCGTGGTCGATCTCGCCGTGGACAGGGGGAACCCGGCGCGCGCCGTGGTGATCGCGTCCTCGCCGGCGAGCGGCGGATTCGATAACGCGCTCTTTCTCACGGAGGATGGGGGACAATCGTTCGAGGCGCTGCCCGCGCCCCTGCCCGGGACATTGCGCGCGCTCACCGTGGACCTCGCGGCGTCGAATCCGTCGGCGATCTACGTGAGCGGCGTGCTCGAGGGGGCTGCGCCCGCGGGCATCGTCTTGCGATCGCTCGACGCGGGCGGATCGTTCACGCCATTGCCCGTGCCCGGCAGCGACGCGGAGCACGGCCCGTACATCGGCGCCGTCGATCCGCTCGACGCGGATCGCCTTTACGTGCGGCTCGAGGGCGCGCCGGGGCGGCTTCTGTTTTCCGCGGACGGCGGGGGGACGTGGGAGGAGATCTACAAGGGCGAGGGCCCGCTGCTCGGATTCGCGCTCGCGCCGGACGGCTCGAAGCTCGTGGTGGGCGGCGAAAAGGACGGCGTCTGGCGCTCGCCTGCGCCCGTGTGGGCCTTCGAGCAGGTCTCGCCATTGCGCGCGCAGTGCCTGCGCTGGGCGCCCGCCGGCATTTACGCGTGCGCCGAGCCGGTCCTCGACGGATTCGCGGTGGGGCTCTCGACGACCGAGGGCTCGACGTTCGCGCCGCTCGAGCGATCCGCCGATCTCTGCGGTCCGCTCGAATGCGAGGCGGGCTCGAGCGTGAGCGCCGCGTGCAAATCGCGCTGGCCCGCGCTGCGCGAGACGCTGGGCGCGCAATCGTGCGACCCGCCCACGCCCCCACCTCCGCCCCCCGACGCCACGCCCCCGCAAGACCCGGGCGGCTGCGCCTGCCGCGCGGCGCCCGAGGGACGCGGCTCGGCCACCGCCCTGCTCGCGCTCGGCCTCGTCACATGTTTGCGGAGGGGGTTCGTCCTGCTCGCACGATCTGGTAGGGTGACGGGGAGAGGGAAGCGCGCGTGA
- a CDS encoding PPK2 family polyphosphate kinase: MTIITFDKTGEKVKLGDISEDPPKNVTREQAAEELAELGQEMFELQDLLWGARTHSVLIVLQGRDSAGKDGAIKHVAGYLNPRGVHVTSFGVPTEEEREHDFLWRIHYHAPRKGEFAIFNRSHYEDVLVVRVHDLVPKEMWGERYGHIRDFEELLTEHGTIVLKFFLHISKDEQKKRLLAREQDPRTAWKINAGDWEDRELWDEYTDAYEDAISRTATKHAPWLVVPADAKWYRNLVVARAVTEAMRPHKKTWQARLDQVGVKKKSELETYMRTKKNP, translated from the coding sequence GTGACCATCATCACGTTCGACAAGACCGGCGAAAAGGTGAAGCTCGGCGACATCTCCGAGGACCCGCCCAAGAACGTCACGCGGGAGCAGGCGGCAGAGGAGCTCGCGGAGCTCGGCCAGGAGATGTTCGAGCTGCAAGACCTGCTCTGGGGCGCGCGCACGCACAGCGTCCTCATCGTGCTGCAGGGGCGCGATTCGGCGGGCAAGGACGGGGCAATCAAGCACGTGGCCGGATACCTGAATCCCCGCGGCGTCCACGTCACCTCGTTCGGCGTCCCCACCGAGGAGGAGCGCGAGCACGATTTCCTGTGGCGCATCCACTATCACGCGCCGCGCAAGGGCGAGTTCGCCATCTTCAACCGCTCCCATTACGAGGACGTGCTCGTCGTGCGCGTGCACGACCTCGTGCCCAAGGAGATGTGGGGCGAGCGCTACGGCCACATCCGTGATTTCGAGGAGCTGCTCACCGAGCACGGGACGATCGTGCTCAAGTTCTTCTTGCACATCAGCAAGGACGAGCAGAAGAAGCGCCTCCTCGCGCGCGAGCAGGACCCGCGCACGGCGTGGAAGATCAACGCCGGCGACTGGGAGGATCGCGAGCTGTGGGACGAATACACCGACGCGTACGAGGACGCGATCTCGCGCACGGCGACCAAGCACGCGCCTTGGCTGGTCGTGCCGGCGGACGCGAAATGGTATCGCAACCTCGTGGTCGCCCGCGCCGTCACCGAGGCGATGCGGCCCCACAAGAAGACGTGGCAGGCGCGGCTCGACCAGGTCGGCGTGAAGAAAAAGTCCGAGCTCGAGACCTACATGCGCACGAAGAAGAACCCCTAG
- a CDS encoding MYXO-CTERM sorting domain-containing protein, with translation MANFNKLALSLLAAPAMLLASSQALAITTPAECGNYDFNLNNLDCKIKVDAECNLDCSSLNFQAGCDGECKGEPIPGCTDPCADACNSSCDPATIDCIGNCKEECEQPFIAKCETENPDRDCVTDAKASCATRCRESCTTMPASDCSEACTTCCHGSCTSYENMSCDVACYAKLEGRCEAQCSAGGALMCKDKAGVYQFVNASDVKACINALVAQGLQVDVSAQGEVTCNLSGCNGAGNANAGGLACSASPGQESPFAAGALALAAIGAGISVARRKNRKDAR, from the coding sequence ATGGCTAACTTCAACAAGCTTGCGCTTTCGCTTCTCGCAGCCCCCGCGATGCTCCTCGCCTCGTCCCAGGCGCTCGCGATTACGACGCCTGCCGAGTGCGGTAACTACGACTTCAACCTCAACAACCTCGACTGCAAGATCAAGGTCGACGCCGAGTGCAACCTCGACTGCTCGTCCTTGAACTTCCAGGCGGGCTGCGACGGCGAGTGCAAGGGCGAGCCGATCCCGGGCTGCACCGACCCCTGCGCCGATGCCTGCAACTCGAGCTGTGATCCGGCTACGATCGATTGCATTGGCAATTGCAAGGAGGAGTGCGAGCAGCCGTTCATCGCGAAGTGCGAGACCGAGAATCCGGATCGTGACTGCGTGACGGACGCGAAGGCGAGCTGCGCGACCCGGTGCCGCGAGTCCTGCACGACGATGCCCGCGAGCGACTGCTCGGAAGCGTGCACCACGTGCTGCCACGGCTCGTGCACCTCGTACGAGAACATGTCGTGCGACGTCGCCTGCTACGCCAAGCTCGAGGGGCGCTGCGAGGCGCAATGCAGCGCAGGCGGCGCCCTGATGTGCAAGGACAAGGCCGGCGTTTACCAGTTCGTGAACGCGTCGGACGTGAAGGCTTGCATTAATGCGCTGGTCGCGCAGGGGCTCCAGGTCGACGTCTCGGCGCAGGGCGAGGTGACGTGCAATCTGTCGGGCTGCAACGGCGCGGGCAACGCGAACGCTGGCGGCCTCGCCTGCTCGGCCTCGCCGGGGCAAGAGTCGCCGTTCGCGGCGGGCGCGCTGGCGCTGGCGGCGATCGGGGCGGGCATCTCGGTGGCGCGCCGCAAGAATCGCAAGGACGCGCGCTGA
- a CDS encoding DUF2007 domain-containing protein has translation MSSALRIIATYGDRTELEIARAKLAAAGIRAFARDEHTSTLNPHYMASALGGHRLEVRAEDAELALEVLSETPEEDDQDDDDDATEDGPRCPHCGARYAYFEWPPLLVLLSLLLLGLPLLFIRRQWHCRKCDRTFAAPAPLPCPDGPYRSPRRGARAPRSSLDSGS, from the coding sequence GTGTCCTCCGCGCTGCGCATCATCGCGACCTACGGTGATCGAACGGAGCTGGAGATCGCGCGCGCCAAGCTCGCAGCGGCCGGCATCCGCGCCTTCGCGCGCGACGAGCACACCTCCACGCTCAACCCGCATTACATGGCCTCCGCGCTCGGCGGACACCGCCTCGAGGTCCGCGCCGAGGACGCCGAGCTCGCGCTCGAGGTCCTGAGCGAAACGCCCGAAGAGGACGACCAGGACGACGACGACGACGCCACCGAGGACGGACCGCGCTGTCCTCACTGCGGCGCTCGCTACGCGTACTTCGAGTGGCCGCCGCTGCTCGTTTTGCTCTCGCTCTTGCTCCTTGGCCTGCCGCTGCTCTTCATCCGCAGGCAATGGCACTGCCGAAAGTGCGACCGCACCTTCGCCGCTCCCGCCCCCCTGCCTTGTCCCGATGGGCCGTACCGCAGCCCGCGACGAGGCGCGCGGGCGCCGCGATCCTCGCTCGACAGCGGCTCGTAG
- the thrS gene encoding threonine--tRNA ligase has protein sequence MPLIEEKAQDEKLFRIRHSLAHVMAQAVQELYPGTKLGFGPAIDDGFYYDFILPKPLSDAELSAIETKMREIIAAGQEFRHEDIPIDAALERIEKQMGEPFKAEYARELAGKQGLKELSFYSNGGFADMCEGPHVSNTKDIPLDAFKLHSLAGAYWRGDERNAMMTRVYGYAFNTKEELEQYVAAVEQAKQRDHRKLGQELHIYAIRDEIGKGLPLWLPNGAAIRHEVEKLAYEMEFRAGYKKIATPHITKRGLFETSGHIPLYEEGMYPPMVIDEEGKGAGGPQESYYLKPMNCPHHHMVFASEKHSYRDLPLRYAEYGSVYRFERAGQLQGLTRVRGMTMNDAHIYVTPEQLKEEFKAVMDLHKRYYSLFGFTNYFMRLSLWDPEDPKRGGKYVDDPENWALSERLVREALEEMGAHYKLSPGEAAFYGPKVDFQFVTVTGREFTLSTAQLDFAMPPRFKLVYTDRDGKEKTPYCIHRAPLGTHERFVAFLIEHFGGAFPTWLAPVQVVVIPVSDKFLDYGKKIEAILRDQLVRVELDTNQATMGKKIQEGATRKIPILLVVGGKEEAEQTVTVRRYGIKEQKAMPLQTFVEVLAQEIKDRTHVKAW, from the coding sequence ATGCCCCTCATCGAAGAGAAGGCCCAGGACGAAAAGCTTTTCCGCATCCGGCATTCGCTCGCGCACGTGATGGCGCAGGCCGTTCAGGAGCTCTACCCGGGGACGAAGCTCGGCTTCGGGCCGGCGATCGACGACGGTTTCTACTACGACTTCATCCTGCCCAAGCCGCTGAGCGACGCCGAGCTGTCCGCCATCGAGACGAAGATGCGCGAGATCATCGCCGCCGGGCAGGAGTTTCGTCACGAGGACATCCCCATCGACGCCGCGCTCGAGCGGATCGAGAAGCAGATGGGCGAGCCCTTCAAGGCCGAATACGCGCGCGAGCTCGCGGGCAAGCAGGGCTTGAAAGAGCTGAGCTTCTACTCGAACGGCGGCTTCGCGGACATGTGCGAAGGTCCGCATGTCTCGAACACGAAGGATATCCCGCTCGACGCGTTCAAGCTCCACAGCCTGGCCGGCGCGTACTGGCGAGGCGACGAGCGCAACGCGATGATGACGCGCGTCTACGGCTACGCCTTCAACACGAAGGAAGAGCTCGAGCAGTACGTCGCGGCCGTCGAGCAGGCGAAGCAGCGCGATCACCGAAAGCTCGGCCAGGAGCTGCACATCTACGCGATCCGCGACGAGATCGGCAAAGGCCTGCCGCTGTGGCTGCCGAACGGCGCGGCGATCCGGCACGAGGTGGAGAAGCTCGCCTACGAGATGGAGTTCCGCGCGGGGTACAAGAAGATCGCCACGCCGCACATCACCAAGCGCGGCCTGTTCGAGACCTCGGGGCACATCCCGCTCTACGAGGAGGGCATGTACCCTCCGATGGTCATCGACGAGGAGGGCAAGGGCGCGGGTGGGCCGCAGGAGTCGTACTACCTGAAGCCCATGAACTGCCCGCACCACCACATGGTGTTCGCGTCCGAGAAGCACTCGTACCGCGACCTGCCGCTGCGCTACGCCGAGTACGGCTCGGTGTACCGCTTCGAGCGCGCCGGGCAGCTCCAGGGCCTCACGCGCGTCCGCGGCATGACCATGAACGACGCGCACATCTACGTCACGCCCGAGCAGCTCAAGGAAGAGTTCAAGGCGGTGATGGATCTGCACAAGCGCTACTATTCGCTGTTCGGATTCACGAACTACTTCATGCGCCTGTCCTTGTGGGATCCCGAGGACCCGAAGCGCGGGGGCAAGTACGTCGACGATCCGGAGAACTGGGCGCTCTCGGAGCGGCTCGTGCGCGAGGCGCTCGAGGAGATGGGGGCGCACTACAAGCTCTCGCCCGGCGAGGCGGCATTCTACGGGCCGAAGGTCGATTTCCAGTTCGTGACCGTGACCGGCCGCGAGTTCACGCTCTCCACCGCCCAGCTCGATTTCGCAATGCCGCCGCGGTTCAAACTCGTCTACACCGATCGCGACGGCAAGGAGAAGACGCCGTATTGCATTCACCGCGCGCCGCTGGGCACGCACGAGCGCTTCGTGGCGTTCCTCATCGAGCATTTCGGCGGCGCATTCCCGACCTGGCTGGCGCCGGTGCAGGTGGTCGTGATCCCGGTGAGCGACAAGTTCCTCGATTACGGCAAGAAGATCGAGGCGATCCTGCGCGACCAGCTCGTGCGCGTCGAGCTCGACACCAACCAGGCCACGATGGGCAAGAAGATCCAGGAGGGCGCGACGCGCAAGATCCCGATCCTGCTCGTCGTGGGCGGCAAGGAGGAGGCGGAGCAAACCGTCACCGTGCGTCGCTATGGCATCAAGGAGCAGAAGGCGATGCCGCTGCAAACCTTCGTCGAGGTGCTTGCGCAGGAGATCAAGGACCGGACGCACGTGAAGGCGTGGTAG
- a CDS encoding CPBP family intramembrane glutamic endopeptidase, with protein sequence MNEPEDKPPAVVEEEMRDATLREALLVAGGVTAASALAVAAAFSPERAGGPWMLGSMGLVYAALGAWAVLRLKQRGELYDQLRPAAGDLSIGAIVAGVLYGVAMAVHILVTSPPSPRVAWIMRLYLALGDPAAEGRHLVGGVVFVVAALEELVWRGLVMRVLTEPLGPIRAWLLQAFLFALAHLPTMFLLGDPAVGPNPLLVLAGFSYSLVWGRVAMRWDRLPPALFAHALFTWGAFEFPIWRP encoded by the coding sequence TTGAACGAGCCCGAAGACAAGCCGCCCGCCGTCGTCGAGGAGGAGATGCGCGACGCGACGCTGCGCGAGGCGCTCCTCGTGGCCGGGGGCGTGACGGCGGCGAGCGCGCTGGCCGTCGCGGCGGCGTTCAGCCCCGAGCGCGCGGGGGGCCCGTGGATGCTCGGCTCGATGGGCCTCGTCTACGCGGCGCTCGGCGCATGGGCGGTCCTGCGGCTCAAGCAGCGAGGCGAGCTTTACGACCAGCTGCGTCCCGCGGCCGGAGACCTGTCGATCGGCGCGATCGTAGCGGGCGTCCTTTATGGCGTCGCGATGGCGGTGCACATCCTCGTCACCTCGCCTCCGTCGCCGCGCGTCGCGTGGATCATGCGCCTTTACCTCGCGCTCGGGGATCCGGCGGCAGAGGGCCGGCACCTCGTGGGCGGGGTGGTGTTCGTCGTGGCGGCGCTCGAGGAGCTCGTCTGGCGAGGGCTCGTGATGCGCGTGCTCACCGAGCCGCTCGGGCCGATCCGCGCGTGGCTCCTGCAAGCGTTTCTGTTCGCATTGGCGCACCTGCCGACGATGTTTCTATTGGGCGATCCGGCCGTGGGACCGAATCCCTTGCTCGTCCTGGCGGGGTTTTCGTATTCGCTGGTCTGGGGGCGGGTCGCGATGCGCTGGGACCGGCTGCCGCCTGCGCTCTTCGCGCACGCGCTGTTCACGTGGGGCGCGTTCGAGTTTCCGATCTGGAGGCCGTGA
- a CDS encoding YebC/PmpR family DNA-binding transcriptional regulator, with protein MSGHSKWATIKRKKGALDAKRGKIFTKLIKEITVAARMGGGNPDGNPRLRKAVLDARGQAMPQDTIKRAIQRGTGELEGANYEEVTYEGTGPGGTLFIAEALTDNKNRTVAEIRKIFEKSNGAMGAGGSAQWAFDRKGVITLAKEAATEDQLMEIAVGAGADDYTDQGEEWQITCPIPSLDPVGKALEEAKIAVKSSGPAFVPKNKKQVAERDAELCLQLFDALDDHDDIQNVYADFDVSDEELARIAG; from the coding sequence ATGAGCGGCCATTCCAAATGGGCCACGATCAAGCGGAAGAAGGGCGCGCTCGACGCGAAGCGCGGCAAGATCTTCACGAAGCTGATCAAGGAGATCACGGTTGCGGCGCGGATGGGCGGGGGCAACCCCGACGGTAACCCGCGGCTGCGCAAGGCGGTCCTGGACGCCCGGGGGCAAGCGATGCCCCAGGACACGATCAAGCGGGCCATCCAGCGCGGCACCGGCGAGCTCGAGGGCGCAAACTACGAAGAGGTGACGTACGAGGGCACGGGCCCCGGCGGCACGCTCTTCATCGCCGAGGCGCTGACCGACAACAAGAACCGCACCGTGGCCGAGATCCGCAAGATCTTCGAGAAGAGCAACGGCGCGATGGGCGCGGGCGGCTCGGCGCAGTGGGCCTTCGACCGAAAGGGCGTCATCACCCTGGCGAAGGAAGCCGCGACCGAGGACCAGCTCATGGAGATCGCGGTCGGCGCCGGCGCCGACGACTACACCGACCAGGGCGAGGAGTGGCAGATCACCTGCCCGATCCCGTCGCTCGATCCGGTCGGCAAGGCCCTCGAGGAGGCGAAGATCGCCGTCAAATCGAGCGGCCCCGCGTTCGTGCCGAAGAACAAGAAGCAGGTGGCCGAGCGCGACGCCGAGCTGTGCCTGCAGCTCTTCGACGCGCTCGACGATCACGACGACATCCAGAACGTGTACGCCGACTTCGACGTCTCCGACGAGGAGCTGGCGCGCATCGCAGGCTGA
- a CDS encoding zf-TFIIB domain-containing protein → MKCPKCREGMEIVAFDGIEVDRCTGCKGIWFDSRENERLKSMRGSEIIDSGDPATGRRNNEIPYVRCPRCTTPMVRMVDPEQPHLWYETCSTCGGVYFDAGEFRDYKSKTLLDVIRDLFARPRA, encoded by the coding sequence GTGAAGTGTCCAAAGTGCAGGGAAGGGATGGAGATCGTGGCGTTCGACGGGATCGAGGTCGATCGCTGCACGGGCTGCAAGGGCATCTGGTTCGACAGCCGCGAGAACGAGCGGCTCAAGTCGATGCGGGGCTCGGAGATCATCGACAGCGGCGACCCGGCCACGGGCCGGCGCAACAACGAGATCCCCTACGTGCGTTGCCCCCGCTGCACGACGCCCATGGTGCGCATGGTCGACCCCGAGCAGCCCCACCTCTGGTACGAGACGTGTAGCACCTGCGGCGGCGTGTACTTCGACGCGGGCGAGTTCCGCGATTACAAATCGAAGACGCTGCTCGACGTGATCCGCGACCTGTTCGCGCGCCCGCGGGCCTAG
- a CDS encoding MYXO-CTERM sorting domain-containing protein — MANFSKLALSLLAAPAMLLASSQALAITTPAECGNYDFNLNNLDCKIKVDAECNLDCSSLNFQAGCKGGCKGEPIPGCTDPCGDTCLAECNPDKVDCIAGCHTECEQPFITRCETEHPDRDCVTDAKASCTGYCRDACAVMPSGCEDHCLTCCSGSCTSYANMTCDLECYAKLEGRCEAQCSAGGALMCKDKDGVYQYVNASDVKACVNALIAQGLQVDVSAQGEVTCNLSGCNGAGNANVGGLACSASPGQESPFAAGALALAAIGAGISVARRRNRKDVG; from the coding sequence ATGGCTAACTTCAGCAAGCTTGCGCTTTCGCTTCTCGCCGCCCCCGCGATGCTCCTCGCCTCGTCCCAGGCGCTCGCGATTACGACGCCTGCCGAGTGCGGCAACTACGACTTCAACCTCAACAACCTCGACTGCAAGATCAAGGTCGACGCCGAGTGCAACCTCGACTGCTCGTCCTTGAACTTCCAGGCGGGCTGCAAGGGCGGCTGCAAGGGCGAGCCGATCCCGGGCTGCACCGATCCTTGCGGCGATACCTGCCTCGCGGAGTGCAACCCCGACAAGGTCGATTGCATCGCGGGGTGCCACACCGAGTGCGAGCAGCCGTTCATCACGCGGTGCGAGACCGAGCACCCGGACCGTGATTGCGTCACCGACGCGAAGGCGAGCTGCACGGGCTACTGCCGCGACGCCTGCGCGGTCATGCCGAGCGGCTGCGAGGACCATTGCCTGACGTGCTGCTCCGGCTCGTGCACCTCGTACGCCAACATGACGTGCGACCTCGAATGCTACGCCAAGCTCGAGGGGCGCTGCGAGGCGCAATGCAGCGCCGGCGGCGCGCTCATGTGCAAGGACAAGGACGGCGTCTACCAGTACGTCAACGCGTCCGACGTCAAGGCGTGCGTCAATGCCCTGATCGCGCAGGGCCTCCAGGTCGACGTCTCGGCGCAGGGCGAGGTGACGTGCAATCTGTCGGGCTGCAACGGCGCGGGCAACGCCAACGTCGGCGGCCTCGCGTGCTCGGCCTCGCCGGGGCAAGAGTCGCCGTTCGCGGCGGGCGCGCTGGCCCTGGCGGCGATCGGCGCGGGCATCTCGGTCGCGCGGCGCAGGAATCGCAAGGACGTGGGCTGA
- the coaBC gene encoding bifunctional phosphopantothenoylcysteine decarboxylase/phosphopantothenate--cysteine ligase CoaBC: MTPSSAPSARPTIVLAVSGSIAAYKAVEVARLLKKAGARVLPVMTRSAKEFLGPSTLSGICGEPVREDMWDPSYAGELHVELGRSADLVVIVPATADLLARLASGRADDLLTALALCARGPILAAPAMHPRMWTHPAVARNVATLRADGRVELIGPVEGEVASGERGPGRMAEPAEIAEAALARIGPRDLDGRRIVVTAGPTVEDLDPVRFLSNRSTGKMGFAIAERAAARGAEVTLVAGPVSLETPPRVKRVDVRGALSMRSALWEALGEKLDLADALIMTAAVADYRPAEESATKLKRSAEATALALVPNPDLLAEVGAARAGSRPVLVGFAVETADEAGVVAYARGKLDKKRVDLVVANHAKDSFGREDNRATIVTRDRAEALGVLPKRELADRILDRVAEGLR; this comes from the coding sequence ATGACGCCCTCCTCCGCTCCGTCCGCTCGTCCCACGATCGTGCTCGCGGTCAGTGGGAGCATCGCCGCATACAAGGCCGTCGAGGTGGCGCGGCTGCTCAAAAAAGCGGGCGCGCGGGTTTTACCCGTGATGACTCGGTCGGCCAAAGAGTTCCTCGGCCCCTCGACCCTGAGCGGGATCTGCGGCGAGCCCGTGCGCGAGGACATGTGGGACCCGAGCTACGCGGGCGAGCTTCACGTCGAGCTCGGACGCTCCGCGGACCTCGTCGTGATCGTCCCGGCGACGGCCGATCTGCTCGCGCGCCTCGCGTCGGGCCGGGCCGACGATCTGCTCACCGCGCTCGCGCTCTGCGCACGCGGGCCGATCCTGGCCGCGCCAGCGATGCACCCGCGCATGTGGACGCACCCGGCGGTCGCGCGGAACGTCGCGACGTTGCGGGCCGATGGTCGCGTCGAGCTCATCGGTCCGGTGGAGGGCGAGGTGGCTTCGGGCGAGCGCGGGCCGGGGCGCATGGCGGAGCCCGCGGAGATCGCGGAGGCGGCCCTCGCGCGGATCGGGCCGCGAGATCTCGACGGGCGGCGGATCGTGGTGACTGCGGGCCCGACGGTGGAGGACCTCGATCCGGTGCGGTTTCTGAGCAACCGCTCGACCGGGAAGATGGGCTTCGCGATCGCGGAGCGAGCGGCGGCGCGCGGGGCGGAGGTGACGCTCGTCGCGGGGCCGGTGTCGCTCGAGACGCCGCCGCGGGTGAAGCGCGTCGACGTGCGCGGCGCCCTGTCCATGCGGTCCGCGCTGTGGGAAGCGCTCGGCGAGAAGCTCGACCTGGCAGACGCGCTGATCATGACGGCGGCCGTCGCCGACTATCGCCCTGCGGAGGAGAGCGCGACGAAGCTCAAGCGAAGCGCGGAGGCGACGGCGCTCGCGCTCGTGCCGAACCCGGACCTGCTCGCGGAGGTCGGCGCAGCGCGCGCGGGCTCGAGGCCGGTGCTCGTGGGGTTCGCGGTGGAGACGGCGGACGAGGCGGGCGTGGTCGCGTACGCGCGGGGCAAGCTCGACAAGAAGCGCGTGGATCTGGTCGTGGCGAACCACGCGAAGGACTCGTTCGGGCGCGAAGACAACCGGGCGACGATCGTGACGCGCGATCGCGCGGAGGCGCTCGGCGTGCTGCCGAAGCGCGAGCTGGCCGATCGCATCCTCGACCGTGTGGCGGAGGGGTTGCGTTGA